In Frondihabitans sp. PAMC 28766, a genomic segment contains:
- a CDS encoding dipeptidase — MTVYRSYDYLDGDLGLPRDPLTPEFDRVPAWSGGHSPDVVARAERLLHDTIAISLHDHPVRFPDDMANTPAYNRTGRQHTAFEGLRASGLTVVFDNMMDGTAMVTGNTPWQWEDVVTDLGMRQADLAHQSDVVVIRTVAEIHAAHAADHVGLVFGLEAATPVGNDLDRLDILYGLGIRQIGIAYSESNGLGAGLSEAHDFGLTDFGRAAIRRMNQLGLAVDVSHSSDQTGIDSAEASTVPIFITHAGARALWDIPRLKSDDVLRAVAAGGGVIGMSAAPHTTISHAHTTHSILSVMDHFEYTAELVGIDHVAFGPDTLYGDHVGLHTTFSGLLGKAAATAQDHPRVAYVDGLENPTESFHNIAAELVARGYSDADIEKVLGGNVLRALGDIWVA; from the coding sequence ATGACGGTCTACAGGTCGTACGACTACCTCGACGGCGACCTGGGTCTGCCGCGCGATCCGCTGACGCCGGAGTTCGACCGAGTCCCCGCCTGGAGCGGCGGCCACTCGCCCGATGTCGTCGCACGCGCCGAGCGGCTGCTGCACGACACCATCGCGATCAGTCTGCACGACCACCCCGTCCGGTTCCCCGACGACATGGCGAACACCCCCGCCTACAACCGCACGGGTCGGCAGCACACGGCGTTCGAGGGGCTCAGGGCCTCCGGTCTCACCGTCGTCTTCGACAACATGATGGACGGCACGGCGATGGTCACGGGCAACACCCCGTGGCAGTGGGAGGACGTCGTCACCGACCTGGGAATGCGGCAGGCCGACCTCGCGCACCAGTCGGACGTCGTCGTGATCCGCACCGTCGCCGAGATCCACGCTGCGCACGCGGCCGACCACGTCGGGCTCGTCTTCGGCCTCGAGGCGGCGACCCCGGTCGGCAACGACCTCGACCGGCTCGACATCCTGTACGGCCTCGGCATCCGCCAGATCGGTATCGCCTATTCCGAGTCGAACGGCCTCGGCGCCGGCCTCTCGGAGGCGCACGACTTCGGCCTGACCGACTTCGGTCGCGCGGCCATCCGCCGCATGAACCAACTGGGCCTCGCCGTCGACGTCTCGCACTCGTCGGATCAGACGGGCATCGACTCCGCCGAGGCCTCGACGGTTCCGATCTTCATCACGCACGCCGGGGCTCGCGCCCTCTGGGACATCCCGCGTCTCAAGTCGGACGACGTGCTGCGCGCCGTCGCCGCGGGCGGGGGAGTGATCGGGATGTCGGCCGCCCCGCACACGACCATCTCGCACGCCCACACGACGCACAGCATCCTGTCGGTGATGGACCACTTCGAGTACACCGCAGAGCTCGTCGGCATCGACCACGTGGCCTTCGGCCCCGACACGCTCTACGGCGACCACGTCGGCCTGCACACCACCTTCTCGGGCCTGCTCGGCAAGGCCGCGGCGACGGCGCAGGATCACCCTCGGGTCGCCTATGTCGACGGCCTCGAGAACCCGACCGAGAGTTTCCACAACATCGCGGCCGAACTCGTGGCGCGCGGCTACTCGGACGCCGACATCGAGAAGGTGCTCGGTGGCAACGTCCTGCGCGCCCTCGGCGACATCTGGGTCGCATAG
- a CDS encoding creatininase family protein, whose amino-acid sequence MRLHDRNWMQIEEYLKHDDRIVLPVGSTEQHGYLSLGTDAILAGRVAEEAAEPLGIPVLPTLPFGMAPYFTTYPGSMSLRMSTYIEVIRDLLDVLAGQGFRRIALVNGHGGNAPVTGLIREWTSAHREPSVEVLFHSWYNAPQTAAAASRFSEVQLHGAWVENFAWTRVEGATIPEGSKPPMSRALAGVLSAAEMREAAPDGSHGGDYGRPDADMQQVWDAGVREVRDLLENGWMKS is encoded by the coding sequence ATGCGACTACACGACCGCAACTGGATGCAGATCGAGGAGTACCTGAAGCACGACGACCGAATCGTCCTGCCCGTCGGGTCGACCGAGCAGCACGGCTACCTCTCGCTCGGCACCGATGCGATCCTGGCCGGGCGCGTGGCAGAAGAGGCGGCCGAGCCGCTCGGCATCCCGGTGCTGCCCACGCTGCCGTTCGGCATGGCGCCCTACTTCACGACGTACCCGGGCAGCATGAGCCTGCGCATGTCGACCTACATCGAGGTGATCCGCGACCTGCTCGACGTCTTGGCCGGCCAGGGTTTCCGGCGAATCGCGCTCGTCAACGGGCACGGCGGCAACGCCCCCGTCACGGGCCTCATCCGAGAATGGACCAGCGCCCACCGCGAGCCGAGCGTCGAGGTCCTCTTCCACAGCTGGTACAACGCCCCGCAGACGGCGGCAGCGGCGAGCCGGTTCTCCGAGGTGCAGCTGCACGGCGCCTGGGTCGAGAACTTCGCGTGGACGCGCGTCGAGGGGGCGACGATCCCCGAGGGCTCGAAGCCGCCGATGTCGCGGGCGCTCGCCGGCGTTCTCTCGGCTGCCGAGATGCGCGAGGCAGCGCCTGACGGGAGCCACGGCGGCGACTACGGTCGCCCCGACGCCGACATGCAGCAGGTGTGGGACGCCGGCGTGCGAGAGGTCCGCGACCTCCTCGAGAACGGCTGGATGAAGTCGTGA
- a CDS encoding phosphotransferase, whose amino-acid sequence MRAQGFLAVNGFPCPGPLSETSTFSGLVITTESLVTAGRSGDAHDPAIRLSLARGLADHVRLLRDLPGLASAAGLGPAWCPYQGGPWPTPHDPIFDFGSTPDGYGWLDDFAADAAARLTAHAGLETVVGHADWYAGNSRFDGDRLVGTFDWDLVAAPEAHIAGFAAATFTDGGSGAQDLPEPVEVAAFLRDYETARGSRFDAREQVQAAAAAFWALAYNARCQLSFIEGPAAEESTLGLISAHGEKYLGLRW is encoded by the coding sequence GTGCGCGCGCAGGGCTTCCTCGCGGTGAATGGTTTCCCATGCCCCGGGCCGTTGTCAGAAACGTCGACATTCAGCGGACTCGTCATCACCACCGAGTCCCTCGTCACGGCGGGCAGATCAGGAGACGCCCACGATCCGGCCATTCGCCTCTCTCTCGCCCGGGGGCTCGCTGATCACGTCCGGCTCTTGCGAGACCTACCGGGTCTGGCGAGCGCCGCCGGCCTGGGGCCCGCGTGGTGTCCCTATCAGGGAGGCCCATGGCCGACTCCACACGACCCCATCTTCGACTTCGGCTCGACACCCGATGGATACGGCTGGCTTGACGACTTCGCAGCGGATGCCGCGGCTCGACTGACAGCCCATGCCGGGCTGGAGACCGTGGTCGGCCACGCTGACTGGTACGCCGGCAACTCCCGCTTCGATGGTGACCGCCTGGTCGGGACCTTCGACTGGGATCTCGTCGCGGCACCGGAGGCACATATCGCCGGATTCGCTGCTGCCACGTTCACCGACGGGGGTTCTGGGGCTCAGGATCTGCCCGAGCCTGTCGAGGTCGCGGCGTTCCTCCGCGACTACGAAACCGCACGAGGATCGCGTTTCGACGCTCGGGAGCAAGTCCAAGCCGCGGCCGCCGCATTCTGGGCCCTCGCCTACAACGCCCGCTGTCAACTGAGTTTTATCGAGGGCCCGGCCGCTGAAGAATCGACTCTCGGGTTGATCTCCGCTCATGGCGAGAAGTACCTCGGGTTGCGCTGGTAA
- a CDS encoding DUF3592 domain-containing protein: MFVGFGNLPNDTGRANLTSSLAATGHVEKGTTTSVKDHTSTGRWGTIYHQYWPIVRIDVDGETRVVSLRTFWSDRLEEFVPGQPIDVLYDPSRPTVAALGSPAAQALVAHDVRIDLTAGIIGAVLFLTGLPTWAWVFRRNAKAKRIHDADAAARGY; the protein is encoded by the coding sequence ATGTTCGTCGGGTTCGGAAACCTGCCCAACGACACCGGCCGGGCGAACCTCACGAGCTCGTTGGCCGCCACGGGCCACGTGGAGAAGGGGACCACTACCTCGGTGAAGGATCACACTTCCACTGGCCGGTGGGGCACGATCTACCACCAGTATTGGCCGATCGTCCGCATCGACGTCGACGGCGAAACCCGGGTCGTCTCCCTCCGCACGTTCTGGTCGGACAGGCTGGAAGAGTTCGTCCCGGGGCAACCAATCGATGTTCTTTACGACCCCTCTCGCCCCACAGTGGCGGCCCTCGGCAGCCCCGCCGCACAAGCGCTCGTGGCCCACGACGTCCGTATCGACCTCACCGCAGGAATTATCGGGGCCGTCCTCTTCCTGACCGGCTTGCCGACGTGGGCCTGGGTCTTCCGCCGCAACGCGAAGGCGAAAAGAATCCACGACGCCGACGCGGCGGCAAGAGGGTACTGA
- a CDS encoding methylaspartate ammonia-lyase, whose amino-acid sequence MRIVDVVTVPGRTGFFADDQAAIRAAALHDGFGYVGEPLTPGFLRIRQPGESLSVLLVLGDGSVVFGDCAAVQYSGAGGRDPVFSADAAAAIVAAHVTPLLIDRELTAFREVADEIEGVRILGTPLHTAIRYGVSQALLAAVAQGRRVTMAEVIRDEYSTGIDIASVPLYAQTGDDRHGNAEKMIVKTVDVLPHALINAVDGKLGQDGEVLEAYLAWLVSRIEALRPTPDYSPRIHIDTYGTVGLIFDGDVERAADYLAGLGRLVAPYPLTVEHPIDAGSRDAQIETYVALRRALAARASTVKLAVDEWCNTLDDIRAFVDAGAADVIHVKTPDLGGIGQSIEALLLVREAGYEAYCGGTCNETDRSAQVSAHVAMACGATQVLAKPGMGVDEGLMIVGNEMARTEALIASRLIRK is encoded by the coding sequence ATGCGGATCGTCGACGTCGTCACCGTGCCCGGGCGCACCGGCTTCTTCGCCGACGACCAGGCGGCGATCCGGGCGGCCGCTTTGCATGACGGCTTCGGGTACGTCGGTGAACCGCTGACCCCGGGTTTCTTGCGCATCCGCCAGCCGGGGGAGTCGCTCTCGGTGCTGCTCGTCCTGGGCGACGGGTCGGTCGTGTTCGGCGACTGCGCGGCGGTGCAGTACTCGGGGGCGGGTGGGCGCGATCCTGTGTTCTCGGCCGACGCGGCAGCCGCGATCGTGGCGGCGCACGTCACTCCTCTGCTGATCGATCGCGAGCTCACGGCGTTCCGCGAGGTGGCCGACGAGATCGAGGGCGTCAGGATCCTGGGCACGCCGTTGCACACCGCCATCCGGTACGGCGTCAGCCAGGCCCTGCTCGCCGCGGTCGCGCAGGGCCGCCGGGTCACCATGGCCGAGGTGATCCGCGACGAGTATTCGACCGGCATCGACATCGCATCGGTGCCGCTCTACGCGCAGACCGGCGACGACCGGCACGGCAACGCCGAGAAGATGATCGTGAAGACCGTCGACGTGCTGCCGCACGCGCTCATCAACGCCGTGGACGGCAAGCTCGGGCAGGACGGCGAGGTGCTCGAAGCGTATCTCGCGTGGCTCGTGTCGCGAATCGAGGCCCTGCGGCCGACGCCCGACTACAGCCCCCGCATCCACATCGACACCTACGGCACAGTCGGGCTCATCTTCGACGGCGACGTCGAGCGCGCGGCCGACTACCTCGCCGGGCTCGGGCGACTCGTGGCGCCCTACCCGTTGACAGTCGAGCACCCGATCGACGCGGGCTCGCGTGACGCGCAGATCGAGACCTACGTCGCCCTCCGCCGGGCACTTGCGGCCCGTGCGTCGACGGTGAAGCTGGCCGTCGACGAGTGGTGCAACACCCTCGACGACATCCGCGCGTTCGTCGACGCGGGCGCGGCCGACGTGATCCACGTCAAGACCCCCGACCTCGGTGGCATCGGCCAGAGCATCGAAGCGCTGCTGCTGGTGCGTGAGGCCGGGTACGAGGCGTACTGCGGCGGCACCTGCAACGAGACCGACCGGTCGGCTCAGGTCTCGGCCCACGTCGCGATGGCGTGCGGGGCGACCCAGGTGCTCGCCAAGCCCGGCATGGGCGTCGACGAGGGCCTCATGATCGTCGGCAACGAGATGGCACGCACCGAGGCTCTCATCGCCTCGCGTCTGATCAGGAAGTAG
- a CDS encoding 2'-5' RNA ligase family protein — protein MVSRDLWPVHVTILGNFRVEGALEDVVADYVASLAKHTEAFTMRLGPRAQFGSDLTIPVLLAEHSMFHEMHELLSGEVTRLPGFDACEPSHWASGYRPHATLGSAVDIDDKDMLAIKWLTLASLTGNRAQRLRSIELL, from the coding sequence GTGGTCTCCCGCGACCTCTGGCCGGTGCACGTCACCATCCTCGGCAACTTTCGGGTCGAGGGCGCACTCGAGGATGTCGTTGCCGACTACGTTGCGTCTCTCGCGAAGCACACCGAGGCGTTCACCATGCGTCTCGGGCCGCGTGCTCAGTTCGGGTCCGATCTCACGATTCCGGTGCTGTTGGCCGAGCATTCCATGTTCCATGAAATGCACGAGTTGCTGAGTGGCGAGGTCACGCGGCTTCCGGGTTTTGACGCCTGCGAGCCCTCCCACTGGGCGAGCGGCTACCGCCCTCACGCCACCCTCGGCTCGGCAGTCGACATCGACGACAAAGACATGCTCGCGATTAAATGGTTGACGCTTGCGTCGCTGACGGGCAACAGGGCACAGCGGCTCCGGTCCATCGAACTTCTCTGA
- a CDS encoding TetR/AcrR family transcriptional regulator: MGRRDEIIEAALQLSEEIGVDRVSMRMIGDRLGTSAMALYRHLPNRDGLLDALVGRVLSEVHLPDRSLDWATRLHSIAHALLDVAIARPGVFRLVLERSYVAPEAIGVMDEMYAVLRDAGVDESMIPRVERMLSTALLGFAVTVSNGGFWDGQGAQSGAMNPSETRWAGELDQNVDDMVRMIRDLGLKPE, from the coding sequence ATGGGACGCAGAGACGAGATCATCGAGGCCGCCCTGCAACTCAGCGAGGAAATCGGTGTCGACCGGGTCTCGATGAGAATGATCGGAGATCGCCTCGGAACGTCGGCGATGGCCCTCTACCGGCACCTCCCCAACCGGGACGGCCTTCTGGATGCCCTCGTCGGCCGCGTGCTCTCCGAGGTTCACCTCCCCGATCGCAGCCTCGACTGGGCGACACGACTCCACTCCATCGCGCACGCTCTGCTGGATGTCGCGATCGCGCGTCCCGGCGTCTTTCGACTCGTTCTCGAACGCTCGTATGTGGCCCCGGAGGCGATCGGGGTCATGGACGAGATGTATGCGGTTCTCCGCGATGCCGGAGTGGATGAGTCCATGATCCCGCGGGTCGAGCGGATGCTCAGCACAGCCCTGCTGGGGTTCGCCGTCACCGTGTCGAACGGCGGATTCTGGGACGGCCAGGGCGCGCAATCGGGTGCCATGAATCCATCCGAGACACGGTGGGCAGGTGAACTCGATCAGAACGTCGACGACATGGTCCGAATGATCCGCGACCTCGGCTTGAAGCCCGAGTGA
- a CDS encoding phosphotransferase, protein MAEERSVEIVGDVVCRPRKPWSPTVHSLLHYLFDEGLPVPEPLAIDEQHEFVRLVPGDAGDAAWAHQVSLSAVSSAGRLLRRIHDATRSWQPPRESVWAVPPEGSSVICHGDPQPANIAWRGCMAVGLFDWDVARPAEPISDVAYALEWFTPFDVDPESLGHRGLTAAPDRRARAAALLEGYGWEDRLDVVDAVLRRQQRAIDEVVWLGASGNEPQASWVAEGWPRRWADKLTVTESLRSSLG, encoded by the coding sequence GTGGCAGAAGAGAGATCCGTTGAGATAGTCGGGGATGTCGTGTGCCGCCCGCGAAAGCCATGGAGCCCCACCGTTCATTCGCTGCTTCATTACCTCTTCGACGAAGGCTTGCCCGTACCGGAGCCTCTCGCGATCGACGAACAGCACGAGTTCGTGCGGCTGGTTCCCGGTGACGCCGGCGACGCCGCTTGGGCCCATCAGGTAAGCCTTTCGGCGGTCTCTTCGGCCGGCAGGCTGCTTCGTCGAATTCACGACGCGACCAGGTCGTGGCAGCCCCCACGAGAGTCCGTGTGGGCCGTACCGCCGGAAGGATCGTCGGTCATCTGCCACGGCGACCCGCAACCCGCCAACATTGCGTGGCGCGGCTGCATGGCAGTCGGGCTCTTCGATTGGGACGTCGCGAGGCCGGCCGAGCCGATCAGCGATGTCGCGTACGCGTTGGAGTGGTTCACACCGTTCGACGTCGACCCCGAGAGCCTGGGGCACCGCGGTCTCACGGCCGCCCCCGATCGACGAGCCCGGGCCGCCGCTCTTCTTGAGGGGTATGGCTGGGAGGACCGTCTGGACGTGGTCGACGCGGTGCTTCGCCGACAGCAACGCGCGATCGACGAAGTGGTGTGGCTCGGTGCATCCGGCAACGAACCGCAGGCCTCCTGGGTTGCAGAAGGGTGGCCACGACGCTGGGCAGACAAGTTGACCGTGACCGAGTCGCTGCGATCGAGTCTGGGCTGA
- a CDS encoding bifunctional 2-polyprenyl-6-hydroxyphenol methylase/3-demethylubiquinol 3-O-methyltransferase UbiG, which yields MPDAQFSDPRLALLYDPFDGSRADLDHYLDIANELGAKSVLDLGCGTGAFALLLASHGIEVTGVDPAQASLDVAQSKPGAEKVTWLLGDAESLLPLQVDLAVMTGNVAQVFLTDDAWSGTLRGLRAAIAPGGHLVFESRDPEYRAWECWAADPNEQTLDLEGVGRVRHRMEVTNVDLPYVSFRHSYAFDDGYEIPSDSTLRFRTAAEIKDSLEKAGFTLLDIRDAPDRPKAEFVYVSVRNGV from the coding sequence ATGCCCGACGCCCAGTTCTCAGATCCTCGGCTCGCGCTCCTGTACGACCCTTTCGACGGTTCCCGAGCCGACCTCGACCATTACCTCGACATCGCGAACGAACTGGGCGCGAAATCGGTCCTTGACCTCGGCTGCGGCACAGGGGCGTTTGCACTCCTGCTTGCATCGCACGGCATCGAGGTAACGGGCGTCGACCCCGCACAGGCGTCCCTTGACGTTGCACAGTCCAAGCCGGGAGCGGAGAAGGTGACCTGGCTTCTCGGGGATGCCGAAAGCCTTCTCCCGCTGCAGGTCGACCTCGCCGTCATGACGGGCAACGTGGCTCAAGTCTTCCTCACGGATGACGCCTGGAGCGGCACGCTGAGAGGTCTTCGTGCGGCAATCGCGCCCGGCGGACACCTTGTTTTCGAGTCACGTGACCCGGAGTACCGGGCTTGGGAATGCTGGGCAGCAGATCCCAACGAACAGACTCTGGACCTCGAGGGGGTAGGGCGGGTGAGGCACCGTATGGAAGTCACGAACGTCGACCTCCCTTACGTTTCCTTTCGCCACAGCTACGCATTCGATGACGGTTATGAAATCCCATCCGACTCCACGCTTCGGTTTCGTACCGCAGCTGAGATCAAGGACAGCCTCGAGAAGGCAGGCTTCACGCTGCTTGACATCCGAGATGCACCCGACCGGCCGAAGGCCGAATTTGTCTACGTGTCGGTCAGAAACGGCGTCTGA
- a CDS encoding M20/M25/M40 family metallo-hydrolase has translation MSGSLELPSLSSLLPELAEYVALPSISRSADPDTMRATASWVAAQLAFADGRVVETDGFPVVRGEWMGAAGAPTILVYGHYDVQPTGDLAEWSTDPFELVVDGDVARGRGVTDDKGPVFLVLKLAQAFVAHEGGLPLNVKFVIEGEEEIGSPNLPRYVREHADELACDLVISADGAQWRPGEPSVSIASKGLVGLDVVVTGALGDLHSGRFGGTVANPVHALSTLLAGLHDADGRVTVDGFYDGVAELSPARRAEIAAVPFDEAAYAGGLGVPELFGEKGFTTLERLWERPTLEITGITAGGKYSVIPHVATGHIASRLVGAQDPEHVASAIAQHLLARAPLGVEVEVRVDDARVSAYRIDPGHPAIRAASAALETVYPGEGVLLAVIAGTLPATTLFEDVLGAKTLFFSFSTSDENLHAPNEYLRLPRIHEGMRAWEALWRLLADGEHRLAPVGTAGTTAAVTE, from the coding sequence GTGAGCGGCTCGCTCGAACTCCCGTCGCTGAGCTCGCTCCTGCCCGAGCTCGCCGAGTACGTCGCGCTGCCGAGCATCAGCCGCAGCGCCGACCCGGACACGATGCGCGCGACGGCGTCGTGGGTGGCCGCGCAGCTCGCCTTCGCCGACGGCCGCGTCGTCGAGACCGACGGCTTCCCGGTCGTGCGAGGGGAGTGGATGGGTGCAGCCGGCGCGCCGACGATCCTGGTCTACGGCCACTACGACGTTCAGCCGACCGGCGATCTCGCCGAATGGTCGACCGACCCGTTCGAGCTGGTCGTCGACGGCGACGTGGCCCGGGGGCGCGGCGTGACCGACGACAAGGGCCCCGTCTTTCTCGTGCTGAAGCTCGCCCAGGCGTTCGTCGCGCACGAGGGCGGTCTTCCGCTCAACGTCAAGTTCGTGATCGAGGGCGAGGAGGAGATTGGCAGCCCGAACCTTCCCCGCTACGTGCGTGAGCACGCCGACGAGCTGGCCTGCGACCTCGTCATCTCGGCCGACGGTGCGCAGTGGCGCCCCGGAGAGCCGTCCGTGTCGATCGCGTCCAAGGGCCTGGTCGGCCTCGACGTCGTCGTCACGGGCGCACTCGGCGACCTCCACTCGGGCCGGTTCGGCGGCACGGTCGCCAACCCGGTGCATGCCCTGTCGACGCTCCTCGCCGGCCTCCACGACGCCGACGGCCGCGTGACGGTCGACGGCTTCTACGACGGCGTGGCCGAGCTCTCGCCGGCCCGGCGCGCCGAGATCGCCGCCGTGCCCTTCGACGAGGCGGCCTATGCCGGCGGACTCGGCGTGCCCGAGCTCTTCGGCGAGAAGGGCTTCACCACGCTCGAACGCCTCTGGGAGCGCCCGACACTCGAGATCACCGGCATCACGGCCGGCGGCAAGTACTCGGTCATCCCGCACGTCGCGACGGGCCACATCGCCTCGCGGCTCGTGGGGGCGCAGGATCCCGAGCACGTCGCGTCGGCCATCGCCCAGCACCTCCTCGCGCGCGCACCGCTGGGTGTCGAGGTCGAGGTGCGCGTCGACGACGCCCGGGTGTCCGCGTACCGGATCGACCCCGGCCATCCTGCGATCCGGGCCGCCAGTGCGGCTCTCGAGACCGTCTACCCCGGCGAGGGCGTGCTGCTCGCCGTCATCGCGGGGACGCTGCCTGCGACCACGCTGTTCGAGGACGTGCTCGGGGCGAAGACGCTGTTCTTCTCGTTCTCGACGTCCGACGAGAACCTCCACGCGCCGAACGAGTACCTGCGGCTGCCGCGCATCCACGAGGGCATGCGCGCGTGGGAGGCCCTCTGGCGGCTGCTCGCCGACGGCGAGCACCGACTCGCGCCGGTCGGCACGGCCGGGACGACCGCGGCGGTGACGGAATGA
- a CDS encoding MFS transporter, whose protein sequence is MGAPAVLVVDAATFLLSALVIQVALPVVAATPSTNASSLRSALRILISDKVLRSLVGAGIVSTIVFSAWSTVMAPIYGQTVLHNSLLLGVLLGAESIGGIGGSTISRRVARRVPRAVLFPAAIALAVVPVFAALALTASVPVLIAALFLGGVASGVYSSRLISTEYERIPESEQGHAFGLIGGLGQAGVAIGPGLVGIILTRAPLPAVFAGIVIIGLVVAASLRVNPALRSPTCASGSMGGSST, encoded by the coding sequence TTGGGCGCACCGGCCGTGCTCGTCGTCGACGCGGCAACGTTCCTCCTCTCCGCACTCGTCATTCAGGTCGCCCTCCCTGTCGTCGCCGCGACGCCGTCGACGAACGCGTCGTCCCTGCGGAGTGCGCTGCGAATTCTCATCAGCGACAAGGTGCTTCGATCGCTCGTCGGCGCGGGGATCGTCTCCACCATCGTTTTCTCGGCGTGGTCGACTGTGATGGCACCGATCTACGGGCAGACCGTCTTGCACAACTCGTTGCTGTTAGGGGTGCTCTTGGGAGCAGAGAGCATCGGCGGGATCGGAGGAAGCACCATCTCCCGTCGCGTGGCACGTCGCGTCCCTCGGGCTGTCCTCTTCCCTGCGGCCATTGCTTTGGCTGTTGTGCCGGTTTTCGCGGCGCTCGCGCTCACAGCCTCCGTTCCCGTGCTGATAGCGGCGCTGTTCCTGGGGGGCGTCGCGAGCGGGGTCTACTCCTCACGACTCATCAGCACGGAGTACGAGCGCATTCCAGAATCCGAGCAAGGCCACGCGTTCGGCCTCATCGGCGGGCTCGGACAAGCCGGCGTCGCCATCGGGCCCGGGCTCGTCGGCATCATCCTGACAAGAGCACCCCTACCAGCCGTCTTCGCGGGGATCGTCATCATCGGGCTCGTCGTTGCGGCATCCCTAAGAGTCAATCCCGCCCTGAGATCACCAACTTGCGCAAGCGGTTCGATGGGTGGGTCAAGCACTTAG
- a CDS encoding ketopantoate reductase family protein, with protein MKITIIGAGAIGGTIGAHMFRAGHDVTLCDADPEYVAAIQKDGLRIEGPVEEFTVRVPAITPDELPDTIEHAIVAVKSLHSQSAADLLRDRLAPDGYVLTVQNGLTADAMIEAVGRERVLSSFVNFGADVMGRGRVMQGNIGTFRIGEIDGGVITDRVRELADALPYAEPTDNVLGYLWGKEVYGAMMWAGAVSDLSIAETLEAPAYRPVMIAISEEVLAQAPVKVESFDGFVPDDLEGSLDRLAVFNRKSAKSHSGIYRDLMIRKRKTEVDEVHKDFQGPIFDRVVEMIHDIEEGRRTCEVANLDELAEFVAGLDLADAR; from the coding sequence ATGAAGATCACCATCATCGGAGCCGGTGCCATCGGCGGCACCATCGGCGCGCACATGTTCCGCGCGGGCCACGACGTCACGCTCTGCGACGCCGACCCGGAGTACGTCGCCGCCATCCAGAAGGACGGCCTCCGGATCGAGGGCCCCGTCGAGGAGTTCACGGTGCGCGTGCCGGCCATCACCCCCGACGAGCTGCCCGACACGATCGAGCACGCTATCGTCGCCGTGAAGAGCCTCCACTCGCAGTCCGCCGCCGACCTGCTGCGCGACCGCCTCGCGCCCGACGGGTATGTGCTGACAGTCCAGAACGGCCTCACGGCCGACGCGATGATCGAGGCCGTCGGCCGTGAGCGCGTCCTGTCGAGCTTCGTCAACTTCGGCGCCGACGTCATGGGCCGGGGTCGCGTGATGCAGGGCAACATCGGCACCTTCCGCATCGGAGAGATCGACGGCGGTGTGATCACCGACCGCGTCCGCGAGCTGGCCGACGCGCTGCCCTACGCCGAGCCGACCGACAACGTGCTCGGCTACCTCTGGGGCAAAGAGGTCTACGGCGCCATGATGTGGGCCGGCGCCGTGTCGGACCTGTCGATCGCCGAGACGCTGGAGGCGCCCGCCTACCGCCCGGTGATGATCGCGATCAGCGAAGAGGTGCTCGCGCAGGCGCCGGTGAAGGTCGAGAGCTTCGACGGCTTCGTGCCCGACGACCTCGAGGGCTCGCTCGACCGCCTCGCCGTCTTCAACCGCAAGAGCGCCAAGAGCCACTCGGGCATCTACCGCGACCTCATGATCCGCAAGCGCAAGACCGAGGTCGACGAGGTCCATAAGGACTTCCAGGGCCCGATCTTCGACCGCGTCGTCGAGATGATCCACGACATCGAAGAGGGCCGGCGCACCTGCGAGGTCGCGAACCTCGACGAGCTGGCCGAGTTCGTCGCCGGTCTCGATCTGGCCGACGCCCGCTGA